A DNA window from Bos javanicus breed banteng chromosome 10, ARS-OSU_banteng_1.0, whole genome shotgun sequence contains the following coding sequences:
- the MAPKBP1 gene encoding mitogen-activated protein kinase-binding protein 1 isoform X3 codes for MGVTASSLLSLSFFPLLSSSQNTDSFTTTVAHCISVSQDYIFCGCADGTVRLFNPSNLHFLSTLPRPHALGTDIASVTEASRLFSGAANARYPDTIALTFDPTNQWLSCVYNDHSIYVWDVRDPKKVGKVYSALYHSSCVWSVEVYPEVKDSNQACLPPSSFITCSSDNTIRLWNTESSGVHGSTLHRNILSNDLIKIIYVDGNTQALLDTELPGGDKADGSLMDPRVGIRSVCISPNGQHLASGDRVGTLRVHELQSLNEMLKVEAHDSEILCLEYSKPDTGLKLLASASRDRLIHVLDAGREYSLQQTLDEHSSSITAVKFAASDGQVRMISCGADKSIYFRTAQKSGDGVQFTRTHHVVRKTTLYDMDVEPSWKYTAIGCQDRNIRIFNISSGKQKKLFKGSQGEDGTLIKVQTDPSGIYIATSCSDKNLSIFDFSSGECVATMFGHSEIVTGMKFSNDCKHLISVSGDSCIFVWRLSSEMTISMRQRLAELRQRQRGGKQQGSSSPQRAAGPNRHEAPSMLSPGPALSSDSDKEGEDEGTEEEELPALPVLSRGAKKEPASVPSPALPRSLSHWEMSRAQETEEFLDPAPATNQGPRRRGRWAQPGVELSVRSMLDLRQLETLAPGPRGPHQDSPAMTPSGPGKHSQQAPETSSVSKNEKLPRPQASQPCSCPHIIRLLSQEDGLFAQDLETAPIEDGIVYPEPGDSPTLDTSEFQVQAPSRGTLGRVYADGRGSEKHSPDSACSVDFSSSRLSSPEHPNEDSESTEPLSVDGISSDLEEPAEGDEEEEEDEGGTGPYEVQEGSPHTPDQEQFLKQHFETLANGAAPGGPVRVPERTESRSISSRFLLQVQSPPLREPSPSSSSLAVTSRLAQGLQASGEQPRGSGANPPGAPPEAEPSPGNPGPQQTVPVLLPRRRLSPDSGWSPKRVAAAGPTGGLQKAQSVQSLVPQDEAPPPGLLLSQEMEAQGCLCPLPKADRRLSRPHSYQSPTTSSMAKIARSISVGENLGLAAEHQAPAPVRISPLNKLALPSRAHLVLDIPKPLPDRPTLATFSPATKGRAPGEAEQPGCPVGLGRTHSTAERRACSGEGATPKPRTECQAQPGPNSPCAQQLPASSLLRGPANLQPPPLEKTPSPVECARPGAALSRDSEPAVSLEQCEQLVAELQGSVRQAVQLYHLVASCKTPSVEQSRITQLLRSTFSSVRQELEALAGAVLASPGGSPGAVGAEQTQALLEQYSELLLRAVERRMERRL; via the exons ATGGGTGTAActgcctcctctctgctctctctgtctttctttcccCTGCTTTCCTCTTCTCAGAACACAGACAGCTTCACA ACCACTGTGGCCCACTGCATCTCCGTGAGCCAGGACTACATCTTCTGTGGCTGCGCTGATGGCACCGTGCGCCTCTTCAACCCTTCCAACCTGCACTTCCTCAGCACCCTGCCCCGGCCCCACGCCCTGGGGACAGACATCGCCAGTGTCACAGAAGCCAG TCGCCTCTTCTCTGGCGCGGCTAATGCCAGATATCCAGACACCATCGCCTTGACCTTCGATCCTACTAATCAGTGGCTGTCTTGTGTGTACAACGACCACAGCATTTATGTTTGGGATGTGAGGGACCCCAAGAAAGTGGGCAAGGTGTATTCGGCTCTGTATCATTCCTCCTGCGTCTGGAGTGTGGAG GTCTACCCCGAAGTGAAGGACAGTAACCAGGCCTGCCTGCCCCCCAGTTCCTTTATCACCTGTTCCTCCGACAACACTATCCGCCTGTGGAACACAGAGAGCTCCGGGGTGCATGGCTCCACGCTGCACCGGAACATCCTCAGCAAT GACCTCATTAAGATCATCTATGTGGATGGGAACACTCAGGCCCTGCTGGACACTGAGCTGCCCGGGGGAGACAAAGCTGATGGGTCCCTGATGGATCCCCGAGTGGGCATTCGTTCTGTGTGTATCAGCCCCAATGGCCAGCATCTCGCTTCAGGAGACCGCGTGGGCACACTCAG GGTGCACGAACTGCAGTCCCTAAATGAGATGCTGAAGGTGGAGGCCCATGACTCGGAAATCCTGTGCCTGGAGTACTCTAAGCCAGACACAG GTCTGAAGCTCCTAGCGTCAGCGAGCCGGGACCGGCTGATCCACGTGTTGGATGCTGGACGGGAGTACAGCCTACAGCAGACATTGGACGAGCATTCATCCTCTATCACTGCTGTGAAGTTTGCAG CCAGCGATGGGCAAGTCCGCATGATCAGCTGTGGAGCAGACAAGAGCATCTACTTCCGCACTGCGCAGAAG TCTGGAGACGGAGTGCAGTTTACCCGGACACACCACGTGGTGCGGAAGACGACCCTCTATGACATGGACGTGGAGCCCAGTTGGAAGTACACAGCCATCGGCTGCCAGGATCGGAATATTCG GATCTTTAACATCAGCAGTGGGAAGCAGAAGAAGCTGTTTAAAGGGTCGCAGGGTGAGGACGGCACTCTGATTAAG GTGCAGACGGACCCCTCAGGGATCTACATCGCTACCAGCTGCTCTGACAAGAACCTCTCCATTTTTGACTTTTCCTCAGGCGAGTGCGTGGCTACCATGTTTGGCCACTCAG AGATTGTCACTGGCATGAAGTTTAGTAATGACTGCAAACACCTCATCTCTGTATCAGGGGACAG CTGCATATTTGTGTGGCGCCTGAGCTCGGAGATGACCATCAGCATGAGGCAGCGTCTGGCTGAGCTGCGCCAGCGCCAGCGCGGAGGCAAGCAGCAAGGATCATCCTCTCCTCAGAGGGCCGCTGGACCCAACCG GCACGAGGCCCCCTCGATGCTATCTCCCGGACCAGCTCTCTCCTCAGACAGCGACAAGGAGGGAGAAGATGAGGGCACGGAAGAGGAGGAGCTCCCAGCGCTGCCTGTCCTTTCCAGGGGTGCCAAGAAAGAGCCAG CCTcagtgcccagcccagccctgccccgaAGCCTGTCCCACTGGGAGATGAGTCGG GCACAGGAGACGGAGGAGTTCCTGGACCCAGCTCCTGCCACCAACCAAGGACCCAGAAGAAGGGGGCGCTGGGCTCAGCCCGGTGTGGAGCTGAGTGTTCGCTCTATGCTGGACCTGAGGCAGCTGGAAACACTGGCCCCAGGTCCTCGGGGTCCTCACCAGGACTCTCCGGCCATGACCCCTTCAGGTCCTGGGAAGCACAGTCAGCAGGCCCCTGAAACCTCAAGCGTGAGCAAG AATGAAAAGCTCCCCCGACCTCAGGCTTCCCAACCCTGTTCCTGCCCCCACATCATCCGATTGTTGTCCCAAGAGGACGGGCTCTTTGCCCAAGATCTGGAGACTGCACCCATCGAAGATGGTATTGTCTACCCGGAGCCGGGTGACAGCCCCACCCTGGATACCAG TGAGTTCCAGGTGCAGGCACCAAGCCGAGGGACCCTGGGAAGAGTGTATGCAGACGGCAGGGGCTCAGAGAAGCATAGCCCTGATAGTGCATGCTCTGTGGACTTCAGCAGCAGCCGCCTttccagccctgagcaccccaaTGAAG ACTCTGAGAGCACGGAGCCCCTGAGTGTGGATGGCATTTCCTCAGACCTTGAAGAGCCAGCCGAGGgtgatgaggaggaagaggaagacgaGGGGGGCACTGGTCCCTATGAGGTGCAGGAGGGCAGCCCCCATACCCCGGACCAGGAGCAGTTTCTAAAACAGCACTTTGAGACTCTGGCCAATGGGGCTGCTCCAG GGGGCCCAGTTCGGGTACCAGAGCGGACAGAATCTCGGAGCATCTCTTCCCGATTCCTGTTACAAGTGCAGAGCCCCCCACTCAG GGAACCGTCCCCATCTTCCTCAAGCCTGGCAGTGACGTCGAGACTGGCCCAGGGGCTGCAGGCTTCTGGTGAGCAGCCGAGAGGCAGTGGTGCCAATCCTCCAGGAGCACCCCCAGAGGCGGAGCCTTCCCCTGGAAACCCTGGCCCCCAGCAGACAGTTCCTGTGTTACTGCCGCGACGCCGTCTTAGCCCGGACAGTGGCTGGTCCCCCAAGAGAGTGGCGGCAGCCGGCCCCACAGGTGGACTCCAGAAAGCCCAGTCGGTGCAGAGTCTGGTACCACAGG ATGAGGCCCCTCCACCAGGCCTGTTGCTCTCACAGGAGATGGAAGCCCAGGGGTGCCTGTGCCCCTTGCCCAAAGCTGATCGCCGTCTGTCTCGGCCCCACTCGTACCAGAGCCCCACCACCAGTTCCATGGCCAAGATTGCCCGCAGCATCTCTGTTGGGGAAAACCTGGGTCTGGCTGCTGAACATCAAGCTCCTGCCCCCGTCCGCATCTCACCACTCAACAAGCTGGCCCTGCCCAGCCGGGCTCACCTGGTCCTGGATATCCCGAAGCCACTGCCTGATCGTCCCACCTTGGCCACCTTCTCACCTGCTACCAAGGGCCGGGCCCCTGGTGAGGCAGAACAGCCTGGCTGCCCAGTGGGGCTAGGAAGGACTCACAGTACAGCTGAGAGGCGGGCCTGTTCAGGGGAGGGTGCCACTCCTAAGCCTAGGACAGAGTGCCAGGCTCAGCCTGGCCCCAACAGCCCCTGTGCCCAGCAGCTGCCGGCCAGCAGCCTCCTCCGAGGCCCTGCAAACTTGCAGCCACCACCCCTTGAGAAGACTCCCAGCCCTGTGGAATGTGCCAGGCCAGGGGCAGCCCTGAGCCGGGACTCAG AACCAGCAGTGAGCCTGGAGCAGTGCGAGCAGCTCGTGGCTGAGCTCCAGGGCAGTGTGCGCCAGGCCGTGCAGCTCTACCACTTG GTGGCCAGCTGCAAGACACCCTCGGTGGAACAAAGTCGCATCACCCAGCTCCTCAGAAGCACCTTCTCTTCAGTGCGGCAGGAGCTGGAGGCCCTGGCTGGGGCAGTGTTGGCCAGCCCTGGCGGGAGCCCTGGGGCTGTGGGGGCCGAGCAGACACAGGCCCTGCTGGAGCAATACTCAGAGCTGCTGCTTCGAGCTGTGGAGCGGCGCATGGAACGCAGACTCTGA